A window from Aerosakkonema funiforme FACHB-1375 encodes these proteins:
- a CDS encoding XisH family protein — protein MSAKDLFHEAVKRGLEKEQWIITDDPLELEWEEVKVKIDLAAERLLAAKRGEEKIAVEIKSFIGTSAISDFHTALGQFLNYRVMLEAKEPDRQLYLAIPLETYDTFFQSQFAQTVKQRYQLKLIVYEPINEEILQWIN, from the coding sequence ATGTCTGCAAAAGACCTATTCCATGAAGCTGTAAAACGGGGTCTGGAGAAAGAGCAATGGATTATCACCGACGATCCTTTAGAATTAGAATGGGAAGAAGTCAAGGTCAAAATCGATCTAGCGGCTGAACGGTTGCTTGCAGCAAAACGGGGTGAAGAAAAAATTGCTGTTGAGATTAAAAGCTTTATTGGGACTTCAGCAATTAGCGATTTTCATACAGCTTTAGGGCAATTTCTTAACTACCGCGTTATGCTGGAAGCAAAAGAACCCGATCGTCAACTTTATTTGGCCATACCACTAGAAACTTATGATACTTTTTTTCAAAGCCAATTTGCTCAAACGGTCAAACAAAGATATCAACTCAAACTAATTGTTTACGAACCAATAAATGAGGAGATCTTGCAATGGATAAACTAG